A DNA window from Danio aesculapii chromosome 14, fDanAes4.1, whole genome shotgun sequence contains the following coding sequences:
- the si:ch211-277c7.7 gene encoding uncharacterized protein si:ch211-277c7.7, translating to MSTYRKLLYTPLFGSQSFQPDKKTGRNGENKLRKKKNTLTQEGTPLMFDTSPEITPCFSRKVKIHHLLRVYSNVGMSKKKSSVNLRESNGRKPPQRAKHSVREPSSDDFAFPSRRTRTENKMARTKQDVLRTIKRMVEENRVIRVRLLTLRQMSRSK from the exons ATGTCAACTTACCGTAAACTGCTTTACACGCCGCTCTTCGGTTCTCAGTCGTTCCAACCTGACAAGAAAACAGGACGAAACGGAGAAAACAAACTGAGAAAGAAAAAGAACACTCTGACTCAAGAGGGAACTCCACTTATGTTTGACACGAGTCCTGAAATAACACCATGCTTTTCAAGAAAGGTGAAAATACACCACCTTTTGAGGGTTTACTCGAATGTGGGGATGTCGAAGAAAAAATCGTCGGTTAATCTGAGGGAATCTAACGGCAGAAAACCACCACAGCGCGCCAAACATTCAGTGAGAG AACCATCCTCTGATGATTTTGCATTTCCGTCAAGAAGGACTCGAACCGAAAATAAAATG GCCCGAACAAAACAGGATGTGTTGAGGACGATCAAGAGAATGGTGGAGGAGAACAGGGTCATCAGAGTGCGATTACtcaccttgaggcagatgagcagAAGCAAATGA